The following coding sequences are from one Dreissena polymorpha isolate Duluth1 chromosome 8, UMN_Dpol_1.0, whole genome shotgun sequence window:
- the LOC127842537 gene encoding leukocyte elastase inhibitor-like, with translation MASDLSSQFTWSLYQKVSLGGGNVLISPHSVGSALMLACLGARGNTENQIGKALGYSGNTPAEWHAAFSQMNSQMKQSRDGDDGVIVDIANKMFARLDLDVLEKYSKDADELYKSGTELMDFATKATECRLAINKWVEEQTNNKIQDLLQEGTISASTNLVLANAVYFKGKWDKPFEASNTQPFDFYKTATESMKVDMMRKKFDLRYVSDEALKCSAVEIPYQHRTVTMTIIRPDSVEGLPELERNLSAENLSKLMERARTEMKAKVDLGLPKFKFTETTDLSRTLPELGITDLFDPSAVDLSGMTSVEGVAFTDVIHKAFVDVNEEGTEAAAATAMISRMMMMPIDEVTFICDRPFLFLITDVASSAVLFIGRFSTP, from the coding sequence ATGGCGTCTGATTTGAGTTCCCAGTTCACATGGAGTTTGTACCAGAAGGTTTCGCTTGGCGGAGGGAATGTGCTAATTTCACCACACAGTGTCGGCTCGGCGCTGATGTTAGCCTGCCTAGGGGCTCGGGGGAATACCGAAAATCAGATCGGAAAGGCTCTGGGGTACTCGGGAAACACCCCTGCGGAATGGCACGCGGCGTTTAGTCAAATGAACTCGCAGATGAAGCAATCCAGGGACGGTGACGATGGTGTTATTGTCGATATTGCAAACAAGATGTTCGCTAGGCTCGATCTAGACGTTTTGGAAAAGTACTCCAAAGATGCAGACGAGCTCTACAAGTCTGGAACCGAGCTTATGGATTTTGCGACGAAAGCAACAGAATGCCGTCTTGCGATAAACAAATGGGTCGAAGAGCAGACAAACAATAAAATTCAGGATCTTCTCCAGGAGGGGACTATTTCAGCTTCGACAAATCTCGTATTGGCAAATGCGGTCTACTTCAAGGGAAAGTGGGATAAGCCATTTGAAGCTTCGAACACCCAACCGTTTGATTTCTATAAAACGGCTACGGAAAGTATGAAAGTTGATATGATGAGAAAAAAATTCGATTTGAGATATGTGTCAGATGAGGCTTTGAAATGTAGCGCTGTGGAAATACCGTATCAACACCGAACTGTTACCATGACAATTATCCGACCCGACTCAGTAGAAGGACTTCCGGAGCTCGAACGGAATCTGAGCGCAGAAAATCTCTCGAAATTAATGGAGAGAGCTCGTACAGAAATGAAAGCGAAGGTAGACCTTGGCCTTCCGAAATTCAAATTTACGGAAACTACTGATCTTTCCCGAACTCTTCCAGAACTCGGCATAACCGACTTATTTGATCCGTCTGCCGTCGACTTGAGCGGGATGACAAGCGTTGAAGGTGTTGCGTTCACTGACGTCATACACAAGGCGTTCGTCGACGTTAACGAAGAGGGAACGGAGGCGGCAGCGGCGACTGCGATGATTTCGCGTATGATGATGATGCCGATTGATGAAGTCACCTTCATTTGCGACCGTCCTTTCTTGTTCCTCATCACCGATGTTGCCAGCTCGGCCGTCTTGTTCATTGGTCGCTTCAGCACACCGTAG